In Gadus chalcogrammus isolate NIFS_2021 chromosome 11, NIFS_Gcha_1.0, whole genome shotgun sequence, a single window of DNA contains:
- the ppef2a gene encoding serine/threonine-protein phosphatase with EF-hands 2, with protein sequence MGCGVSKSNLFQKSDSKAIKAAVLIQHWYRQYVARMELKRRYTWHIFQSLEYSGEQAQIKLYNFLGYLMDNFTPSSNERNLISHFFRENEVCRDSEWERFFDYKNIDVPEIYSGPHLTFPLTLEQGSGLVDAFRNKRQLHSRYVLQLLLDTWRLLRKFPNISRVSTCQSKEITICGDLHGQLEDLLLIFYKNGMPSHERPYVFNGDFVDRGDNSIEVLLILFSFLLLYPNDVHLNRGNHEDHIVNLRYGFTKEVLTKYKMHGKRILKLLQKIFSWLPLATVIDQKVLVLHGGISDATDLSVLARVDRHKYVSALRPPKKRHPSAANVSVDYEEEVWSSGRRRSSVALPRPLTRGTFQNTSLPDFSDRVRPPVGGAAERRGRLALQGALLGGSQQALGAAAGTGPSQDSGESSEHSEDEWKQILDLLWSDPMSQDGCVPNEVRGGGCYWGPDVTDDFLSRHNMTLIIRSHECKQEGYEFCHNRKVLTLFSASNYYDVASNRGAYVKLGPDLVPYLIQYQASSKTRELTVRQRVGQTEHSALRVLRKQLFSHKSDLISAFQDLDKENTGLVSLKDWAEAVEGVMHLGLPWRMLRSQLISRRASDGAVDYRQWFTELAIQEPNMEHIEKGLLEMLYRHRSTLETIFRIVDTDNSGVINMEDFRQTWKLLSIYLKMEFTEEAISDLAVAIDTNGDGCIDIQEFMEAFRLSDKKSRLERGRSMFMGTAHDL encoded by the exons ATGGGATGTGGAGTCTCAAAATCCAACCTGTTCCAAAAGTCGGACTCTAAAG CCATCAAGGCGGCGGTGCTGATCCAGCACTGGTACCGGCAGTACGTGGCCCGCATGGAGCTGAAGAGGCGCTACACCTGGCACATCTTCCAGTCCCTGGAGTACTCTGGAGAGCAGGCCCAGATCAAG CTATATAACTTCCTTGGTTACCTCATGGACAACTTCACACCGTCGAGTAACGAAC GGAACCTGATCTCGCACTTCTTCCGGGAGAACGAGGTATGCCGGGACAGCGAGTGGGAGCGGTTCTTCGACTACAAGAACATCGACGTCCCAGAGATCTACTCGGGGCCTCACCTCACCTTCCCACTCACCCTGGAGCAGGGCAGCGGCCTGGTCGACGCCTTCCGGAACAAGAGG cagctgcactCCCGCTacgtcctccagctcctgctggACACCTGGAGGCTGCTGCGCAAGTTCCCCAACATCAGCCGTGTGTCCACCTGCCAGAGCAAAGAGATCACCATCTGTG gCGATTTGCACGGGCAGCTGGAAGATCTGCTGTTGATATTCTACAAG AACGGCATGCCCTCCCACGAGCGGCCCTACGTCTTCAACGGTGACTTCGTGGACCGGGGAGACAACTCCATCGaggtcctcctcatcctcttctccttcctgctGCTGTACCCCAACGACGTGCACCTCAACCGGGGAAACCACGAGGACCACATCGTCAACCTGAG GTATGGTTTCACTAAGGAGGTCTTGACCAAATACAAG ATGCACGGCAAGCGCATCTTGAAGCTGCTGCAGAAGATCTTCAGCTGGTTGCCCCTGGCGACGGTGATCGACCAGAAGGTGCTGGTTCTGCACGGCGGAATCTCGGACGCCACGGATCTCAGCGTGCTCGCCCGCGTGGACCGCCACAag tacGTGTCGGCCCTGCGCCCCCCTAAGAAGCGTCACCCCAGCGCGGCCAACGTGTCGGTGGACtacgaggaggaggtgtggagcAGTGGGCGTCGCCGCTCCTCCGTGGcgctgccccgccccctgacccGCGGGACCTTCCAGAACACCTCGCTGCCCGACTTCTCCGACCGCGTCCGGCCGCcggtggggggggcggcggaGCGGCGGGGGCGCCTGGCCCTCCAGGGCGCGCTCCTCGGGGGGTCCCAGCAGGCGCTGGGCGCGGCGGCCGGGACCGGCCCGTCGCAGGACTCCGGGGAGAGCAGCGAACACTCGGAGGACGAGTGGAAGCAG ATCCTGGACCTGCTGTGGAGCGACCCCATGAGCCAGGACGGCTGCGTGCCCAACgaggtgcggggggggggctgctactGGGGGCCGGACGTCACCGACGACTTCCTTTCCCGACACAACATGACCCTCATCATCCGATCGCACGAGTGCAAACAGGAAGGCTACGAGTTCTGTCACAACCgcaag GTGCTGACTCTGTTCTCCGCCTCAAACTACTACGACGTGGCCAGCAACCGGGGGGCCTACGTGAAGCTGGGCCCCGACCTGGTGCCCTACCTCATCCAGTACCAGGCCAGCAGCAAGACCCGCGAGCTCACCGTCAGACAGAG AGTGGGCCAGACGGAGCACTCTGCCCTCCGCGTGCTCCGGAAGCAGCTGTTCTCCCACAAGTCGGACCTCATCAGCGCCTTCCAGGACCTGGACAAGGAGAACACCG GCCTGGTGTCTCTGAAGGACTGGGCGGAGGCGGTGGAGGGCGTCATGCACCTGGGGCTGCCCTGGAGGATGCTGCGCTCCCAGCTCATCTCCCGCCGGGCCAGCGATGGCGCCGTCGACTACCGGCAGTGGTTCACTGAGCTGGCCATCCAGGAACCCAACATGGAG CACATCGAGAAGGGGCTGCTGGAGATGCTCTACCGCCACCGGTCCACCCTGGAGACCATCTTCAGGATCGTGGACACGGACAACTCAG gcGTCATCAACATGGAGGACTTCCGTCAGACGTGGAAGCTGCTCAGCATCTACCTGAagatggagttcacggaggaggCCATCTCGGACCTGGCGGTGGCCATCGACACCAACGGCGACGGCTGCATCGACATCCAGGAGTTCATGGAGGCCTTCCGGCTCAGCGACAAGAAGAGCCGCCTGGAGCGCGGCCGCAGCATGTTCATGGGGACCGCccacgacctctga